Proteins encoded within one genomic window of Eleutherodactylus coqui strain aEleCoq1 chromosome 1, aEleCoq1.hap1, whole genome shotgun sequence:
- the LOC136589405 gene encoding zinc finger protein 773-like isoform X1 produces the protein MVCAHQESLSRTGRLRMMMDSSEMTQRILNVTLEIIYLLTGEDYGPVKTSVRYAGLRKTQSPTAALPAHSEKPHKKKIVDLANTIIELLTGEVAVRCQDVAVYLSVEEWEYLEGHKDLYNEVTIETQQRLPSPDKSSKRNTSERRPRSESPQETTEEGDSILQDDQDGSLKVIKVEVEETEMWGDEPYEEEEEEETNTCIYTGKSSKKNTSERHPRPESPQETTEEDCSVPQDDQDETLTVIKVEVEETEMWGDEPYEEEEETTTYIEKPIKRSRAGRRPRSDSPEETTEEGYSVPQEYQDGSLRIIKVEAEDVDRWEAEQRKRKKSSSPGTATTTYSNIFTCSDCGKGFPFKSKLIRHRRTHTGEAPYSCTDCGKHFKHKTSLIDHQRIHTGEKPFACSYCGQRFAHRSTVLDHERTHTGSKPFSCSECGQSFTMRSTYVNHMRLHTGEKPFSCSDCGKCFAQKSAHDKHRYLHTGEKPFPCAECGKSFSGRSLLAEHERTHTGERPFSCSECGKSFSHRSTLTTHKLTHTGLKMFSCSRCDKSFTTKKALARHWPTHGADK, from the exons ATGGTCTGCGCCCATCAGGAGAGCCTCTCTAGGACCGGTCGGCTGAGGATGATGATGGACAGCAGTGAGATGACCCAGAGGATATTAAATGTCACCCTGGAGATCATCTActtgctgacaggagag GATTATGGACCCGTGAAGACATCCGTCCGATATGCAGGACTGAGAAAGACGCAGAGCCCCACAGCTGCGCTTCCAGCTCACTCAGAGAAACCCCATAAGAAGAAGATCGTAGACCTCGCCAACACGATAAtcgagctgctgacaggagag GTTGCTGTACGGTGTCAGGACGTCGCTGTATATCTCTCggtggaggagtgggagtatttagaaggacacaaggatctgtacaatgaAGTCACGATTGAGACTCAGCAGCgcctcccatcaccag ATAAATCCAGTAAGAGAAACACATCCGAGAGACGTCCCAGGTCGGAGAGTCCGCAGGAGACTACAGAGGAAGGTGACAGCATCttgcaggatgatcag GATGGAAGCTTAAAAGTTATCAAAGTAGAAGTTGAAGAAACGGAAATGTGGGGGGACGAGCCGtacgaggaagaggaggaggaggagaccaaCACATGTATCTATACAG GTAAGTCCAgtaagaagaacacatctgagaGACATCCCAGACCGGAGAGCCCGCAGGAGACCACAGAGGAAGACTGCAGCGTCCcgcaggatgatcag GATGAAACATTAACGGTTATCAAAGTAGAAGTTGAGGAGACGGAAATGTGGGGGGACGAGCCGtacgaggaggaggaagagaccacCACATATATAG AGAAGCCCATTAAAAGAAGCAGAGCGGGGAGACGTCCAAGATCAGACAGTCCGGAGGAGACTACAGAGGAAGGTTACAGCGTGCCGCAGGAATATCAG GACGGAAGCTTAAGAATCATCAAAGTAGAAGCTGAAGATGTGGACAGGTGGGAGGCCGAGCAGCGGAAGAGGAAGAAAAGTAGCAGCCCAG GTACAGCGACGACCACTTATAGTAATATATTTACATGTAGTGATTGTGGGAAAGGCTTCCCCTTTAAATCCAAGCTTATTCGCCACAGAAGGACTCACACGGGAGAAGCGCCGTATTCATGTACCGACTGCGGAAAACACTTTAAGCATAAGACTTCGCTGATCGACCACCAGAGAATCCACACGGGGGAGAAGCCGTTCGCCTGCTCCTATTGCGGACAGCGATTTGCACATAGATCCACCGTTCTAGACCACGAGAGGACTCACACGGGCAGTAAGCCCTTCTCCTGCTCCGAGTGTGGCCAGAGCTTCACAATGAGATCCACTTACGTCAATCACATGAGACTTCACACCGgcgagaagccgttttcttgctcCGATTGCGGTAAATGCTTCGCACAAAAGTCTGCCCACGACAAGCACCGCTACCTGCACACGGGAGAGAAGCCTTTCCCTTGTGCCGAATGCGGGAAGAGTTTTTCGGGGAGGTCGCTTCTTGCAGAGCATGAGAGGACTCACACCGGGGAacggccattttcatgttctgaatgcggCAAATCGTTTTCCCACAGGTCTACCCTCACCACACATAAGCTGACGCACACGGGGCTGAAGATGTTCTCCTGCTCTCGGTGCGACAAGTCCTTCACCACCAAAAAAGCTCTTGCAAGACATTGGCCAACCCATGGGGCAGACAAGTGA
- the LOC136589405 gene encoding oocyte zinc finger protein XlCOF7.1-like isoform X2, whose product MVCAHQESLSRTGRLRMMMDSSEMTQRILNVTLEIIYLLTGEDYGPVKTSVRYAGLRKTQSPTAALPAHSEKPHKKKIVDLANTIIELLTGEVAVRCQDVAVYLSVEEWEYLEGHKDLYNEVTIETQQRLPSPDKSSKRNTSERRPRSESPQETTEEGDSILQDDQDGSLKVIKVEVEETEMWGDEPYEEEEEEETNTCIYTGKSSKKNTSERHPRPESPQETTEEDCSVPQDDQDETLTVIKVEVEETEMWGDEPYEEEEETTTYIEKPIKRSRAGRRPRSDSPEETTEEGYSVPQEYQDGSLRIIKVEAEDVDRWEAEQRKRKKSSSPEGLTREKRRIHVPTAENTLSIRLR is encoded by the exons ATGGTCTGCGCCCATCAGGAGAGCCTCTCTAGGACCGGTCGGCTGAGGATGATGATGGACAGCAGTGAGATGACCCAGAGGATATTAAATGTCACCCTGGAGATCATCTActtgctgacaggagag GATTATGGACCCGTGAAGACATCCGTCCGATATGCAGGACTGAGAAAGACGCAGAGCCCCACAGCTGCGCTTCCAGCTCACTCAGAGAAACCCCATAAGAAGAAGATCGTAGACCTCGCCAACACGATAAtcgagctgctgacaggagag GTTGCTGTACGGTGTCAGGACGTCGCTGTATATCTCTCggtggaggagtgggagtatttagaaggacacaaggatctgtacaatgaAGTCACGATTGAGACTCAGCAGCgcctcccatcaccag ATAAATCCAGTAAGAGAAACACATCCGAGAGACGTCCCAGGTCGGAGAGTCCGCAGGAGACTACAGAGGAAGGTGACAGCATCttgcaggatgatcag GATGGAAGCTTAAAAGTTATCAAAGTAGAAGTTGAAGAAACGGAAATGTGGGGGGACGAGCCGtacgaggaagaggaggaggaggagaccaaCACATGTATCTATACAG GTAAGTCCAgtaagaagaacacatctgagaGACATCCCAGACCGGAGAGCCCGCAGGAGACCACAGAGGAAGACTGCAGCGTCCcgcaggatgatcag GATGAAACATTAACGGTTATCAAAGTAGAAGTTGAGGAGACGGAAATGTGGGGGGACGAGCCGtacgaggaggaggaagagaccacCACATATATAG AGAAGCCCATTAAAAGAAGCAGAGCGGGGAGACGTCCAAGATCAGACAGTCCGGAGGAGACTACAGAGGAAGGTTACAGCGTGCCGCAGGAATATCAG GACGGAAGCTTAAGAATCATCAAAGTAGAAGCTGAAGATGTGGACAGGTGGGAGGCCGAGCAGCGGAAGAGGAAGAAAAGTAGCAGCCCAG AAGGACTCACACGGGAGAAGCGCCGTATTCATGTACCGACTGCGGAAAACACTTTAAGCATAAGACTTCGCTGA